The DNA region GAGGTTGCGCATGGTGCGGACGAAGTTGTTGCCGTCCCCGATCACCCACGAGGTGCGCAGCACGTAGTGCCGGTCGCTCTGCTGGACCGCGAGGTCTCCGGCGGCCTTGGTCTGGCCGTAGACGCCGAGCGGGCAGAGCGGGTCGTCCTCGCGGTGGCCGCCGGGCTTGTGGCTGCCGTCGAAGACGTAGTCGGTCGAGTAGTGGACCAGGGTCAGGCCGTGCATGTCGGCGACGCGGGCCAGCGCGGCCGGCGCAGCGGCGTTCGCGGCCCACGCGGTCGTCCGGCCGTCGGTCTCGGCGCGGTCGACGGCGGTGTAGGCGGCAGCGTTGAGGATCAGGTCATACTCCGGCCACGGCCACGCGGCGAGCGCCGCAGGGTCGGTGAGGTCCAGCTCGTCGAGGTCGACCTGGTCGGCGTCGGGCCAGAGCGCGGCCAGGGCCCGTCCGAGCTGTCCGCGGCACCCGGTGATCAGCGTCCGGCGCGGTCGGACCGGCTCGACGTCCTCGAGGCGCGGGTTGAGCTGGTCCTTCGCGGAGACCTCGACCTCGGGGGAGTCCAGGGGATCGGCCAAGCGATCGCGGCGGACTCGTCGGCGAGGTGCAGGGCGGGATAGCTGATCCCGGGTCGCCAGTGGTCGTTGACCAGGTAGGAGTAGAGGGTGCCGTCCTCGAGCGCCTGGTAGGAGTTCCCGACCCCGCGTGGCACGTACACCGCGGTGCCGGGGTCGAGCTCGATGCTGAACGTGGCGCCGAACGATGTGCCCTCCCGCATGTCCACCCAGGCCGCGAAGACCCGCCCGGTGGCGACCGAGACGAACTTGTCCCACGGCTCGGTGTGGATACCGCGAGTGGCGCCGCGGCGGGCGTTGAACGACATGTTGTTCTGCACCGGACCGAAGTCGGGCAGCCCGAGCGCGACCATCTTCTCCCGCTGCCAGTTCTCCTTGAACCAGCCGCGGTCGTCGTGGTGGACCGGCAGGGTGACGACCAGGAGCCCGGGGACCGGGGTCTCGGTGACGGTCAGGTCGGCGGCGCCGCTCGCGGTCGCTGCGTCGTCCATGGTCACTGGCCCTTCGCGGCGTAGGCGGCCTCGGTGGCCCCCTTCTTCGGACGCCACCAGGCCTCGTTGGCCCGGTACCAGTCGACGGTCGCGCTGAGGCCGGCCGCGAAGTCGCCGTACTGGGGGCGCCAGCCGAGCTCGTCGCGCAGCTTGGAGGCATCGATGGCGTAGCGCAGGTCGTGGCCGGCTCGGTCGGTGACCTGGTCGAAGTCGTCCTCGGCGTGGCCGAGCAGGCCGAGCAGCATCCGGACGACCTCGAGGTTCGACTTCTCGCCGTCCGCGCCGATCAGGTAGGTCTCGCCGATCGCGCCGCGCTCGAGGATCGCGAGCACCGCGGAGGAGTGGTCCTCGGTGTGGATCCAGTCGCGTACGTTGGCGCCGGCACCGTAGAGCTTCACCCGTCCGCCGGCGAGGAGGTTGGTGATCTGGCGCGGGATGAACTTCTCCACGTGCTGCCAGGGGCCGTAGTTGTTGGAGCAGTTGGAGATCGTCGCCCGCACTCCGAAGCTGCGCACCCAGGCGCGGACCAGGTGGTCGCTGCCCGCCTTGGAGGCCGAGTAAGGGCTACTCGGGTTGTACGGCGTGCTCGGGGTGAACTTCGCGGGATCGTCGAGCTCGAGATCGCCGTAGACCTCGTCGGTGGAGACGTGATGGAAGCGGACGTCGTGCCGTCGTGCCGCCTCGAGCAGGGTGAAGGTGCCGATGAGGTTGGTGCGGATGAACGGCGACGGGTCGGCGAGCGAGTTGTCGTTGTGTGACTCGGCGGCGTAGTGGACCACCGCGTCGTGCTCGGCGACCAGCGGGTCGACGACGGCCGGGTCGGCGATGTCGCCGACGACGAGGGAGACCCGGTCGGACGGGAGGCCGTCGAGGGCCTCACGGCTGGCGGCGTAGGTCATCTTGTCGAGCACCGTGACGGATGCGTCCGTGTGTCGGACGAGGTGGTGGACGAAGTTCGAGCCGATGAAGCCGGCGCCGCCGGTGACCAGGATCTGCTGCACGGCCCCAACCCTATGAGGGAGACTGGGCGCCGACAGCCGAACGGTCGATGAGCAACAGTGGGGAACGTCATGCGGGGGATCATTCTGGCCGGCGGCACCGGGAGCCGGCTGCATCCGATCACGCTGGCCATCAGCAAGCAGTTGATGCCGGTCTACGACAAGCCCATGATCTACTACCCGCTGAGCACGCTGATGCTGGCCGGGATACGCGACATCCTTGTGATCACCACCCCCACGACGCCCCAGGATTCCACCGGTTGCTCGGCGACGGATCTCAGCTCGGCGTCAACATCACCTACGCGGAGCAGCCCTCTCCGGACGGCCTCGCGCAGGCGTTCACCATCGCCGCGGACACGGGCTTCCTCGCCGAGAACGGCGACGAGCCTGTCGGCCTGGTGCTGGGTGACAACCTCTTCTATGGACCCGGCCTGGGCACGCAGCTGAAGCGATTCTCAGAGCTTCGAGGCGCAGCAGTCTTCGGCTACAAGGTCGCCGACCCGACCGCGTACGGCGTCGTCGAGTTCGACGGCGAGGGCCTTGCGGTGTCGCTGGAGGAGAAGCCCGCCGAGCCGAAGAGCCCCTATGCCGTCCCCGGTCTCTACTTCTATGACGGCACCGTGGTCGGTCACGCGCGCGAACTGCGGCCGAGCGCCCGGGGCGAACTGGAGATCACCGATCTCAACCGCATCTACCTCGAGCAGGGCGACCTCCAGGTCGAGGTGCTCCCACGCGGCACAGTGTGGCTGGACACCGGGACCTTCTCGGACCTGAACGACGCCTCCAACTACATCCGCACGATCGAGACCAGGCAGGGCATGAAGATCGGCGCCCCTGAGGAGATCGCGTGGCGCAACGGCTGGCTGAGCGATCAGCAGATCGCCGATCTCGCCGCGCCGCTGGCCAAGAGCGGCTACGGCAGCTACCTCCTCGATCTCTTGGAGGGTTGAGACCCGGCCGGCTGGGTCGGCCGCAGAGCAGGTCGAGGCGCGACACCGCGGCGGTCGCACACCCCAAGTGGTCCATGTCACGACGCCTGGAATTCACCGAAAACCAGGTATGTGACGGCCCTCGCCCCTAGACTCGGACCGCGTTCGGGGGACATGGGGTTCTCCCGGGCACGTCATCTTTGTCTGGGGGACAATCCACATGCAGCACCACATCGGGGGGATGACGGCGCGCCTTCGCCGGTTCCGCGTCCCACTTCTGATCGCCACCGACGCGCTCGCGATCGTCGCCTCCTACGCCGCGCTCGGCATCCTGCGCTACGACGCGGTCCAGGTGCCGTGGGACGGGCTGGCGATCGTGTGTGCCACCGCTCTGGTCGTGCACTTCGGCGTCGGCTGGCTGGTGAAGCTCTACCGCGGTCGCGCCATCGTCGCGAGCAGCGAGGAGACGGTGCTGCTCGGCGGGGTGGCGGCGGTGGTCAGTGTCCTGGTCTCGTTGATCAACCTCCTGTGGGAGCCGCAGCCGGTGGCCCGGCTGGTGCCGTTCGGCGCTGCCTTCGCGTCGACCGCCTTCATGATCGTGGCGCGCGCCGCCTGGCGTCGTTATGCGATGCGCGCCGGCTGGGTCAGCGGGGACAACGTGCAGGCCACGCTGGTCGTCGGCGCCGGCGATGCCGGCCAGCAGCTCGTGCTCTCCATGCTCGGCACGGCGAACTCGCCCTACCGCCCGGTCGCCTTCCTCGACGACGACCCGTGGCGCCGGCACTTCCGCTACGAGGGTGTCAGCGTGCAGGGCACGCTGGCCGATCTGGAGTCCGCGGTCGAGGGCTACGCCGTGGACACCGTGGTCGTCGCGATCCCGTCGGCGCCCAGCGAGCTTGTCACCGAGCTGTCCGACCGTTGCACCGCGCTCGGGGTCGAGGTCAAGGTGCTGCCGCCGGTCGATGAGATCCTGGGCGGGCGGATCACCATCCGCGACGTCCGCGACATCAACATCGCCGACCTCCTCGGCCGCAACGCCATCGAGACCGACATCTCCTCGGTCGCGCACTTCCTCAACGGCAAGCGGGTGCTGGTCACCGGCGCCGGGGGCTCCATCGGCTCCGAGCTGGCCCGCCAGATCTCGAAGTGGCACCCGTCCGAGCTGATGATGCTGGACCGCGACGAGTCCGGCCTGCACGGCGTGCAGCTGTCGATCCACGGTCACGCCCTGCTCGACTCGCCCGACGTGGTGCTCTGCGACATCCGCGACGCCGACGCGCTGAACCGGATCTTCGACGAGCGCCGTCCGGAAGTCGTCTTCCACGCGGCCGCGCTCAAGCACCTCCCGATGCTGGAGCAGTATCCGCTGGAGGCCGTCAAGACCAACGTCATCGGCACGGCCAACGTGCTCGAGGCGTCCCGGCGGGTCGGGGTCGAGCGGTTCGTCAACATCTCCACCGACAAGGCCGCGGACCCCACCAGCGTGCTCGGCTACTCCAAGCGCGTCGCCGAACGCCTGACGGCGGACTATGCCCGCAAGGACGACGGCTTCTACATGAGCGTCCGGTTCGGGAACGTGCTCGGCAGCCGTGGCTCGGTCCTGACCACCTTCGCCGGCCAGATCGCCGCCGGTGGCCCGATCACGGTGACCCACCCCGACGTCACCCGCTACTTCATGACCATCCCCGAGGCGGTCCAGCTCGTGCTCCAGGCCGGCGCGATCGGCCGGGACGGCGAAGTGCTGATCCTCGACATGGGCGAGCCGGTCAAGATCGACGACGTCGCCAAGGAGCTGATCCGCCAGTCGGGTCGCCGCATCGAGATCGTCTACACCGGCCTGCGTGACGGGGAGAAGATGGACGAGATCCTGCGCTCCGACGCGGAGCTCGACCACCGCCCGCTGCACCCGCTGATCTCGCACGTGCAGGTCGAAGCGGTGCACACCCCCGACACCCTTTCGATCCTCGGCTGCGTGTCTGCGACTCGAGCGACGGAAGCCCTGAAGGACCTGTGCGACGTGATGGTGTCCGATTCCGAGATGAACGAAAGTGTCAACGCGTGACAAGTGCTTCCAACGGACCTGTTCTCGTCACTGGAGGGACAGGCTCCTTCGGTCGGACCATGGTGCGACGACTCCTGGCTGCGGGTGCCGAGGAGGTTCGAGTCTTCAGCCGGGATGAGTTGAAGCAGCACGACTTGCGGGTCGCGCTCGATGATCCGCGGGTGCGCTTCCACATCGGGGATGTGCGCGACCGTGACAGCGTCGACCGCGCCATGCGCGGAGCCGAACTGGTCTTCCACGCCGCCGCACTGAAGCAAGTTCCGTCGTGCGAGTTCTTCCCCATGGAAGCTGTCCAGACCAATGTCATCGGCAGCCACAACGTCATCGAGTCGGCGGACGCTCACGGCGTTCGTTCCGTGGTCTGCCTCGGCACCGACAAGGCTGCTTATCCGGTGAACGCGATGGGCATGTCCAAGGGACTGATGGAGAAGGTCGCCCAGGCCTTCGCCCGCAACAACCCCGGCTCGGCGACGACGGTCTCGACGGTCCGTTACGGCAACGTGATGTGCTCGCGCGGTTCGGTGATCCCGCTCTTCGTGGAGCAGCTCAAACGGCGGCGGCCGCTCACCCTGACCGACCCAGACATGACACGCTTCCTGATGTCGCTGGACGAGGCGGTGCTGCTAGTGGAGCACGCCTTCACCCACGCTGCTCCCGGCGATCTCTTCATCCGCAAGGCGCCCGCTTCGACGGTCGAGGTGCTGGCGCGTGCGGTGGCGAAGGCAATGGGAGTGGAGGCCGAGCTCCAGGTCATCGGCACTCGACACGGCGAGAAGTTGTACGAGACGCTGGCGACGCGTGAGGAACTGGCCCGCTCGCAAGACGTGGGGGAGTACTTCCGCGTGTCCGTCGATGCGCGCGACCTCAACTACGGCCAGTACTTCGACGAGGGCGACGAGCACGAGTCGGAGATAGACGACTACCACTCGCACAACACCGAGCGCCTCGACGTCGACGGTGTGGTCGAGCTCCTCAACGGCCTGCCGGCCTTCCGGGCGCTGCTGGCCACTAGCTGATGGTCCCGTTCCTCCTCTCCTTCGTCCTCTGCCTGGCGCTGGTCGGCATACTCATCCCGGTGCTGCGTCGTGCGCAGTTCATGGACGTCCCTAACCATCGTTCGTCGCACTCCGCCTCGGTGCCGCGTGGCGGCGGATTTTCGGTGATCCTCACGCTGGCGCTGATGCTGCTGGTCTTCGGCCGCGACGGCGACGGGTGGGGCGTGGTCCTGGCGGCGATGCTGGTGATGACCGGGGTCGGACTGGTCGACGACCTGCGGAGCCTGGGGAGCGGCATACGGCTGACGTTGCAGTTGGCTGCGGGCGTCGCGCTCGCTGTCTGGGCCGTTCACGCGGGGGTCTCACTGTGGTGGGCGCCGGCCCTGGTGATCGGTGTCGCGGGCTACATCAACGCGTTCAACTTCATGGACGGCGTCAACGGCATCTCCGGCCTGACCGGAGCGGTTGTTGGCGGATGGTGGTGGGCCGTGGGCGCCGCGCACGATCTCGGGCTCGTGACCGTTCTCGGCGCGGCCCTGCTGGGGGCTTCACTCGGATTTCTGCCATGGAACGCGCCGCGGGCGAAGGTTTTCCTGGGCGACGTCGGCAGCTACGGCATCGGTCTGGTCGTCGTCGCGCTGTCCGTTGTGGCGTGGGTCGGCGGTGTCGACCGCTGGATGGCAGCGGCACCGCTGGTTGTCTACTGCGCCGACACGGGCTGGGTGTTGCTCAAGCGTGTCCGAGGTGGCCGTTCCTTGACCGAGGCGCACCGCGAGCATGCCTATCAGCGTCTGACCGATGCCGGCTGGCCGCACCTGGCCTCGGCAGGATTCTGCGCGGCGGCGGGTGCGGCGGTCTGCGCGGCCTCCCTGCTGGCTGAGGAATCGCTGGGTCTGGCCGTGGCGCTGGGTGCTGCAGCGGTGGCGGCATACCTCGCGGCACCGTCGGTTCTCGTACGGAAGAGGGTGCAGGCGTGAAGATAGGGATGATCACCCAGTGGTACGAGCCTGAGACCGGCTCGGCGGCTCATCCGACCGCCATCGCCCGCGCCATCCACGCGCGGGGGCACGATCTGAAGGTGCTGACAGGCTTCCCTAGTTACCCCCAGGGCGCCGTCCACTCCGGCTACTCGATGAGTCTGCGTCACCACGAGACCCGGGACGGGATCCAGGTGATGAGGGTTCCAGACGTCCCCAGCCACGACCAGAACGCGATCCGGCGGGCGTTGAGTCTGGTGTCGTTTGCCGGTGCTGCCACAGCGAACGTGGGCTGGCTCAAGGACGTCGACGTGATTCTGACGTATCTGACTCCAGCAACGGTCGGCGCCGCGGCGTGGACGCTGAACCGACTGCACGGCGTTCCCTACGTGCTCTACGTACAAGACCTCTGGCCGGAGACGGTCACCGCGAGCGGGTTCATCCGCAACGAGCGGATGTCGTCGGTCGTCGAACGCTCTCTGACTTCCATGTTGCGTCGCCTTTACTCCCGCGCCGCGGGCGTCGTGACAATCAGCCCGTCCATGGCGAAGACCCTCTCCACGCGAGGCGCACGCAGTGAGCCGATCTCCATCCCCAACTGGGTTGAGGGCGACGTGTTCCGACCGCCGGCCCCCGGCTGGACTCCGCAACTCCCGCCTGGGCGCACCTGGATGATGTACGCCGGTGGCATTGGGGACGTCCAAGCGCTCCACAACTCCGTGCGAGCCATGAGCCTGCTCAGCGACCGTCCCGACATCGGCATGGCGTTCGTCGGCGACGGAGTGGCCCGCGCAGGCCTCGAGCAGTTGGCCCGTGAGCTCGACGTCCACGATCGTGTGACCTTCCTCGGCCCCCGGCCAATGGAGCAAATGCCCGCGCTGATGGCGGAGGCCGCCGCCCAAGTCGTGTCCTTGCTTGACCTTCCGCTTTTCCGCGCCACGATCCCCAGCAAGGTGCAGGCGTCGATGGCTTGCGGTGCTCCCGTCGTGTGCGCAGTCGCGGGTGACGCGGCCGACCTTGTGACCGCCAGCGGGGCGGGCATCGCTGTGCTTCCCGAGTCCGCGGACGCGCTGGCAGCAGCCTTCCGCGACATGGCGGACCGAGGCGAGGAGGGACGTCGCCAACTGGGCGAGGCAGGATTGCGGGCTTACCGGGCGCAACTATCTGCTGAGGTTGGTGCCGCCCACCTCGAGCAGGTACTGCAAACCGCGGCGAGGTCGCGATGAGCGTCGTCGGCGTCCTTGGCGGCAGCGGGTTCGTGGGCGCACACGTGGTGCGCGCGCTCGAACGGGATGGAGTCGAGGCGCGGATCGTGAAGTCACCGCGGCTCAGTACCTCTGGCCGCGACCTCGCGGCGGTGACGGCAGACCTCGACCGCCCTGAACGAGCCGGCGTAGTGCAGGAGCTGCGCGAACGGCTGCTCGGCTGCTCGGCAGTGGTCAACGCCGCCGGCCTAGCGACTGCCACCGCTCACGGTGACGACCTGTTCGGCGCCAACTCGCTGCTTCCCGGAGTTGTCGCGCGGGCGCTGTGTAGTGACGTTCGCTTGGTCCACGTCAGTTCCGCCGCCGTGCAGGGTCGACGCGCACCACTTGACGAATCGGAGGTCTATGAGCCATTTAGCCCGTACTCCGCCTCGAAGGTCGTTGGCGAACAGATCATGCTCAGCTCCCACAGGAACGCCGTCTGTTATCGACCGACGTCGGTACACGGACCCGGGCGGGCGGTGACCGAGCGGCTCGCACGGTTGCTGGGCAGCCCGGCCGCTTCCGTCGCAGGTACTGGTGACGACCCAACCCCGCAAGTCCTAGTCGAAAACGTCGGAGATGTGGCGAAGTTCCTCGCGCTGGTCCCGTCGCCGGTGCCTCGGATAGTCCTCCACCCTTCGGAGGGTCTGACGACTTCGGAACTAGTCCGGCGACTCGGCGGTCGGGAGCCACGTCACGTGCCGGTCTCCGTAGCCCGAGCCGTCATTGTCTCCGCACGGACGGTAGGCAGCCGGAGCGCCCGTGCCGCAGGAGAGGCGCGCCGGCTCGAGATGTTGTGGTTTGGTCAGGCTCAAGAGCCTGGCTGGCTTGAGGGACGCTGGAGCGCTCCCCAGTCGTTAGAAGCGTGGAAGGAACTGAGATGAGGGTCGGGATCACCGGGGGCTTCGGCTTCCTCGGCTGGCACACGTCGTGCCGGCTGCAGGCTGTGCACGGCGTAGAGGCCGTGCGACTGGGCCGTGGCGACTTCGCCGACCCCGAGCGCCTGGCTGCTGCGCTGACCGGGGTCGACACGGTGCTGCACATCGCCGGGATCAACCGGGCCGACACCGAGGAGACGGTCGAGCAAGGCAATGTGGACCTTGCGGAGACCCTGGTCGAAGCCCTGCGTGCCAACGATCGGCCCGTCGATGTCGTCTACGCCAACTCCGTGCAGGCCGACCTGAACAACGCCTACGGCCGCGGCAAGGCTCAAGCGGCGGGTCTCCTGGCTCGGTCGGCACACGCGACCGGTGGACACTTCGCGGACCTCCTGCTGCCCAACTTGTACGGCGAGCACGGCAGACCGGGCTACAACTCATTCGTGGCAACGTTCGCCCATGAGGTGGCCGCGGGCCGCACGCCGACCGTGAGTGGTGACCGCGAGATCCCGCTTCTGCACGCCCAGGACGCAGCGGCCGCACTGATTGCGGCCGCCGGCAGCGACGTGCGGGAGACAATCCCAGCCGAGGCCGTCAGAATCAGCCGCGTGTTGGAACTGTTCGAGGAGTTCTACGCGCTTTACCACCAGCGCGGTGAGGTACCCGATATCTCGACACCGCTGCTGCGCAACTTGTTCAACACCTACCGGGCGGCGGCGTTCCCCGAGATGTGGCCGCTGTCGGCGCAGGTGCACGCGGACAACCGAGGAGATCTGTTCGAGACTGTCCGCGCTCACGGTGGTCCAGGCATGGCGTTTATGTCGACCACGCTACCCGGCCAGAAGCGCGGCGAGCACTACCACCTGCACAAGGTGGAGAGGTTCTTCGTGGTGAAGGGCGAGGCGGAGATCGAACTGCGCCAGCTGTTCCACGACGAGGTCGTCCGTTTCCGTCTGAGCGGGGACACGCCGTCATTTGTCGACATGCCCACCCTGTGGGTGCACAACATTCGTAATGTCGGCGACACGGAGCTCGTCACGATGTTCTGGGCGGACCAGTTGCTCGACCCTGTCAACCCGGACCAGTACCCCGAGACGATTGCCCAGGAGGCATCCGCATGAAGGTCATGACCGTCGTCGGCACGCGCCCGGAGATCATCCGTCTGGCGCGGGTGATCGACCGTCTGGACTCGACTCCTGGCATCGAGCACGTGTTGGTGCACACCGGGCAGAACTACGACCACTCGCTCAACCAGGTCTTCTTCGACGACCTCGGCCTGCGGGCCCCCGACCACTACCTCGGCGTCGACACCAGCTCGCTGGGCGCGGTCCTCGGCGGGGTCCTTGTCGGCACGGAGAAGGTCCTGCTCGAGGAGCAGCCGGACGCCCTGCTGGTGTTGGGTGACACCAACTCCTGCATCGCGACGGTGATGGCGAAGCGGATGCGGGTGCCCACCTTCCACATGGAGGCTGGCAACCGCTGCTTCGACGAGAACGTGCCGGAGGAGACCAACCGTCGCCTCGTCGACCACGTCGCGGACTTCAACCTTGCCTACACCGAACACGCGCGCCGCAACCTGCTCGCCGAGGGCCTGCACCCGCGCCGGATTGTGGTCACCGGCTCACCTATGCGTGAGGTGTTGAGTACGTATCGTGAGAACATTGAAAGGTCAACCGTTCTTGAGCAGCTCTCGCTCGCTCCCAAGAAGTACTTTCTGGTCAGTGCGCACCGCGAAGAGAATGTAGACTCGGCCCCGCGCTTGGTGCAGTTGATCGATTGCCTCAAAGCCGTCCATCGAGAGTGGCAACTGCCGGTGATCGTTTCCACGCACCCCCGAACCCGAAAGCGACTTGCACAAGTTTCGCTGGATACCGGTGCTGACATACGTTGGATGGAGCCGTTCGGCTTCCATGACTACAACAATCTCCAAAAGAACGCCGCGTGTGTACTCTCCGACTCCGGCACGATCGCCGAGGAATCGTCGATTCTGGGATTCCCGGCACTAACTCTGCGTGACTCGATTGAGCGGCCCGAAGCACTTGACGCCGGATCGATTGTGATGACTGGTCTGGACGCCGCTGATGTTGTCCGTACCATCGGCGTACTGCTGCGTGAGGAATCAACGTCGATTCCGCAAGGGTACGACATTGAGAATACGTCCCAGAGGGTCGTGCGTTTCATACTGTCGACCACCAAGCGTCACAAGCAATGGGCCGGGGTCCGAGAGTTGTGACTAGATCGCTGCGGGTATGGGTGGCAACAGACGTAACCGTTCATCGCGACAGTCGGGGTCGATTTAGAGCCAACCATAATGCCGCAAGCTTTGCTGCTTGGGCGCCGTTCGTGGCCGCATTTGGCTCGATAACTGTCGTTGCACGTCTCGATCCCACTGTTTCCGACGACGGTCCTCTCGTTGACGGGGATGGAGTAGAGGTAGAGACCCTGCCGCGATATCAGGGCCTCCGTGGCCTTGTCTTAACACTCCCGCGATTGGTACTCGCGGTGTCTCGAATCGGATCTAAGGCCGACGTCTTTATAGGACGCCCTGTAGAACCTCTGGCTCTGTTGCTGTTTGGACGTAGTTTCATGGCCGGAGCTAGATATATCGCGTTTATGGCCACTGACCCCGCTTCAATTGGCGCTGCCTATTTTGGCGGAGAGTCAAGAATGGGTCGCCTGTTTGGAAGCTTGGCGACCCTCTTTGCCCGGGCAATCGTCCGGCGCTCGGTGGGA from Nocardioides sambongensis includes:
- the wecB gene encoding non-hydrolyzing UDP-N-acetylglucosamine 2-epimerase, yielding MKVMTVVGTRPEIIRLARVIDRLDSTPGIEHVLVHTGQNYDHSLNQVFFDDLGLRAPDHYLGVDTSSLGAVLGGVLVGTEKVLLEEQPDALLVLGDTNSCIATVMAKRMRVPTFHMEAGNRCFDENVPEETNRRLVDHVADFNLAYTEHARRNLLAEGLHPRRIVVTGSPMREVLSTYRENIERSTVLEQLSLAPKKYFLVSAHREENVDSAPRLVQLIDCLKAVHREWQLPVIVSTHPRTRKRLAQVSLDTGADIRWMEPFGFHDYNNLQKNAACVLSDSGTIAEESSILGFPALTLRDSIERPEALDAGSIVMTGLDAADVVRTIGVLLREESTSIPQGYDIENTSQRVVRFILSTTKRHKQWAGVREL